One genomic window of Bradyrhizobium sp. CCGE-LA001 includes the following:
- a CDS encoding CPBP family intramembrane glutamic endopeptidase → MDSLNPDYPPPTVTPATPRVWMFWGTALWGLLIFFAMFVGQIGAIVLLVAQRGLPMDLASLQLVGREPQALALSVAMGLPATLAAVWLAIRIKNASFVDYLALHWPSWKQLLLGVVGLILIVLVWETMSRALGREATPGFMTDLLKSGRDKGAALLLLFAFSVAAPMSEEVLARGFLYRGWSESFLRVSGAILLSSLVWTIVHLQYDLYFLAEVFCIGLWFGYMRYRANSLWLTTVLHALNNLTAVVLTMWLGS, encoded by the coding sequence ATGGACTCCCTCAATCCCGATTATCCGCCGCCGACTGTGACGCCCGCGACGCCGCGCGTCTGGATGTTCTGGGGCACGGCGCTGTGGGGCCTCCTGATCTTCTTCGCGATGTTCGTCGGGCAGATCGGCGCCATCGTTCTGCTGGTGGCGCAGCGCGGCCTGCCCATGGACCTCGCCTCGCTGCAACTCGTCGGCCGCGAGCCCCAGGCGCTGGCGCTGTCGGTGGCCATGGGTCTACCGGCGACGCTGGCCGCGGTCTGGCTCGCCATTCGCATCAAGAACGCGTCCTTCGTCGATTATCTCGCGCTGCATTGGCCGTCCTGGAAGCAGCTGCTGCTTGGTGTCGTCGGCCTCATCCTGATCGTGCTGGTCTGGGAGACGATGTCGCGCGCACTCGGCCGCGAGGCGACGCCGGGCTTCATGACCGATCTGTTGAAATCGGGCCGCGACAAGGGGGCAGCCCTGCTGTTGCTGTTCGCCTTCAGCGTGGCGGCGCCGATGTCGGAAGAGGTCCTGGCGCGGGGCTTCCTCTATCGCGGCTGGTCGGAAAGCTTCCTGCGGGTATCAGGCGCGATCCTGCTGTCGTCGCTGGTGTGGACCATCGTGCACCTGCAATACGATCTGTACTTCCTGGCCGAGGTCTTCTGCATCGGACTCTGGTTCGGCTACATGCGCTATCGCGCCAATTCGCTCTGGCTCACCACGGTGCTGCACGCGCTCAACAATCTGACCGCGGTGGTGTTGACGATGTGGCTGGGAAGCTGA
- a CDS encoding AEC family transporter, with protein sequence MAVVIAALLPVFVLIVLGIVLKHSLMQLDTQWHGLERLTYFVLFPMLLIQTLVRADLSKVPVAGVGGALLLSALAMSLLCLALRPALSRLGIDGPAFTSIFQGATRWQTFVALSVAANMFGDVGLALASVAMVAIIPLVNVLSVVVLARYAAPEKQSAGTIVMTVVRNPLIWACAIGLAVNLMHLPLPKIWHDVADALSRSSLAIGLLVTGAGLHLQGLLRPSLGAAFGVVFKLVLMPALAMGLGVWFGLSGNSLAIVAICSAVPTSSSAYVLARQMGGDAPLLAQIITLQTIFAAVTMPVAIALAA encoded by the coding sequence ATGGCTGTCGTCATCGCGGCGCTGCTGCCGGTGTTCGTCCTCATCGTGCTCGGCATCGTGCTGAAGCACAGCCTGATGCAGCTCGACACGCAATGGCACGGGCTGGAGCGGCTGACCTATTTCGTGCTGTTTCCCATGCTGCTGATCCAGACGCTGGTGAGGGCCGACCTTTCCAAGGTGCCGGTCGCCGGCGTCGGCGGCGCGCTGCTGCTGTCGGCGCTCGCGATGTCGCTGCTGTGCCTTGCGCTGCGCCCGGCCCTGTCGCGGCTCGGCATCGACGGCCCTGCTTTCACCTCGATCTTCCAGGGTGCGACGCGCTGGCAGACCTTCGTCGCCCTGTCGGTCGCCGCCAACATGTTCGGCGACGTCGGGCTGGCGCTCGCCTCCGTGGCGATGGTCGCGATCATTCCCCTGGTCAACGTGTTGAGCGTCGTGGTGCTCGCCCGTTACGCGGCGCCCGAGAAGCAGTCGGCAGGCACGATCGTCATGACGGTGGTCCGCAATCCCCTGATCTGGGCCTGCGCGATCGGGCTTGCGGTCAACCTGATGCACCTGCCGCTGCCGAAGATCTGGCACGACGTCGCGGACGCGCTGAGCCGCTCCTCGCTCGCGATCGGCCTGCTCGTCACCGGCGCCGGCCTTCATCTCCAAGGCCTGTTGCGCCCGAGCCTGGGGGCTGCCTTCGGCGTCGTGTTCAAGCTCGTGCTGATGCCCGCGCTCGCGATGGGGCTCGGCGTCTGGTTCGGGCTGTCCGGCAACAGCCTTGCGATCGTCGCGATCTGCTCGGCGGTGCCGACCTCGTCCAGCGCCTATGTCCTGGCGCGCCAGATGGGCGGCGATGCGCCGCTGCTGGCGCAGATCATCACGCTGCAGACGATCTTTGCGGCCGTCACCATGCCGGTCGCGATCGCGCTGGCGGCGTGA
- a CDS encoding acyl-CoA dehydrogenase family protein, with product MTQPSFATHEVLNQSPPFEDVDLFAVDRPLIEAVKANGGASAERELSEFGKQWGSAAMADRGRVANENAPKLRSFDAKGNRRDQVEFHPAYHELMAHSAHAGVHNSTWTADGKPAGDAAEVIRAAKFYMAAQVETGHLCPITMTRASVAALAMQPDLLARVMPVLSTRSYDPSFAPWWDKRGMTLGMGMTEKQGGTDVRANMTRAVRDGHAYRITGHKWFMSAPMCDAFLVLAQAEGGLTCFFMPRFAPDGSVNAIQFQRLKDKLGNRSNASSEVEFVGAYAEAVGEEGKGIRTIIQMVQLTRQDCAIASVGLMRSGLAHALHHARHRSVFQKHLADQPLMQAVLSDMALHVEASTALVMRLCRAFDRTAQDAAEAAYMRLLTPAIKYWTCKSAPPFLYEAMECLGGNGYVEDGILARHYREAPVNAIWEGSGNVMCLDVLRALAREPDAALAVLQALAAETRGLPGAGETVAFIGKAFRRADGERVARLAVEKLALLAAAAALNGVSAHGAELFASTRLAANHASMYGAVELDDDDVRVLLERALP from the coding sequence ATGACCCAGCCGAGCTTTGCGACCCACGAGGTCCTCAACCAGTCGCCGCCGTTCGAGGACGTCGACCTCTTCGCCGTCGATCGGCCGCTCATCGAGGCGGTCAAGGCCAATGGCGGCGCGTCGGCGGAACGCGAGCTGTCCGAATTCGGCAAGCAATGGGGCTCGGCGGCGATGGCCGATCGCGGGCGCGTCGCGAACGAGAACGCGCCGAAGCTGCGCAGCTTCGATGCCAAGGGCAATCGCCGCGATCAGGTCGAGTTTCATCCCGCCTATCACGAGCTGATGGCGCACAGCGCGCATGCCGGCGTCCACAATTCGACCTGGACGGCGGATGGAAAACCTGCGGGCGATGCCGCCGAGGTCATTCGCGCGGCAAAGTTCTACATGGCGGCGCAGGTCGAGACCGGTCATCTCTGCCCGATCACGATGACGCGCGCGTCCGTCGCGGCGTTGGCGATGCAGCCGGATTTGCTCGCGCGCGTGATGCCGGTGCTGTCGACCAGGAGCTACGACCCGAGCTTCGCGCCGTGGTGGGACAAGCGCGGCATGACGCTCGGCATGGGCATGACCGAGAAGCAGGGCGGCACCGATGTGCGCGCCAACATGACCCGGGCCGTGCGCGACGGACATGCCTATCGCATCACCGGCCACAAATGGTTCATGTCGGCGCCGATGTGCGATGCATTCCTGGTGCTGGCGCAGGCGGAGGGCGGCCTGACCTGTTTCTTCATGCCGCGTTTTGCGCCTGACGGCTCGGTGAATGCGATCCAGTTCCAGCGGCTCAAGGACAAGCTCGGCAACCGCTCCAATGCCTCGTCCGAGGTCGAGTTCGTCGGCGCCTATGCCGAAGCGGTCGGCGAGGAGGGCAAGGGCATCCGCACCATCATCCAGATGGTGCAGCTGACGCGGCAGGATTGCGCGATCGCCTCGGTCGGTCTGATGCGTTCGGGGCTCGCCCATGCGCTGCATCACGCCCGTCACCGCAGCGTGTTCCAGAAGCATCTGGCCGATCAGCCGCTGATGCAGGCGGTGCTGTCCGACATGGCGCTGCATGTCGAGGCGAGCACGGCGCTGGTGATGCGGCTCTGCCGTGCCTTCGACCGCACGGCGCAGGATGCGGCGGAGGCCGCCTATATGCGGCTGCTGACGCCCGCGATCAAATACTGGACTTGCAAGAGTGCGCCGCCGTTTCTCTACGAGGCGATGGAGTGCCTCGGCGGCAACGGCTATGTCGAGGACGGCATTCTCGCGCGCCATTACCGTGAGGCGCCCGTCAACGCGATCTGGGAAGGCTCCGGCAACGTGATGTGCCTCGACGTGCTCCGCGCGCTTGCGCGCGAGCCAGACGCAGCCTTGGCGGTGCTGCAAGCGCTGGCGGCCGAGACCAGGGGCTTGCCGGGGGCAGGCGAGACGGTGGCGTTCATCGGCAAGGCCTTCCGCCGCGCCGATGGTGAACGCGTCGCACGGCTCGCGGTCGAGAAGCTGGCGCTGCTTGCCGCGGCTGCGGCGCTGAACGGGGTGTCTGCGCACGGTGCGGAACTGTTTGCGAGCACGCGTCTCGCCGCCAATCACGCCAGCATGTATGGTGCGGTCGAGCTCGACGATGATGACGTGCGCGTGCTGCTGGAGCGGGCGTTGCCGTGA
- a CDS encoding M15 family metallopeptidase → MKRILTAFLAAVTISAAHAQSLPGGFVYLRDIDPSIIQDIRYATSNNFVGRPLAGYDAGECVVKREVGLRLKAVQQELAVQNLSLKMFDCYRPARASLDMVKWSQNGREPAAERRYNPRIPKTELFRLGYIASRSQHSTGAALDLTLVDLKADNSAKYDPSKTYADCTAPVDARAPEGSVDMGTGYDCTDTKGHTAAPSISPEQRAWRKRLVAAMAGQGFVNYSKEWWHFSLPGTGGAAYDFPIQPRRN, encoded by the coding sequence GTGAAAAGAATTCTGACAGCGTTCCTCGCCGCAGTGACGATCAGTGCAGCCCACGCCCAATCGCTCCCTGGCGGCTTCGTGTACCTGCGCGACATCGATCCCAGCATCATCCAGGACATTCGCTACGCCACGTCGAACAATTTCGTCGGCCGTCCGCTCGCCGGCTACGATGCCGGCGAATGCGTGGTGAAGCGGGAGGTGGGGCTGCGGCTCAAGGCGGTCCAGCAGGAGCTGGCGGTGCAAAATCTCTCGCTCAAGATGTTCGACTGCTACCGGCCGGCGCGGGCCTCGCTCGACATGGTGAAGTGGTCGCAGAACGGCCGCGAGCCGGCGGCCGAGCGGCGCTACAATCCGCGAATTCCAAAGACCGAGTTGTTCCGCCTCGGCTACATCGCGAGCCGTTCGCAGCATTCGACCGGGGCCGCGCTCGATCTCACGCTGGTCGATCTCAAGGCCGACAATTCCGCCAAATACGATCCCTCGAAGACCTATGCCGATTGCACGGCGCCGGTCGATGCGCGCGCGCCGGAAGGCAGTGTCGACATGGGCACCGGCTACGACTGTACCGACACCAAGGGCCACACTGCGGCGCCATCGATCAGTCCGGAACAGCGCGCCTGGCGCAAGCGGCTGGTGGCGGCGATGGCCGGGCAAGGCTTTGTGAACTATTCGAAGGAGTGGTGGCATTTTTCCCTGCCGGGGACAGGCGGGGCGGCCTATGATTTCCCGATCCAGCCGCGGCGGAACTAA
- a CDS encoding dihydroorotase, with the protein MLTDRRPILLANARVVDPSRDFDGVGDVLIADGAIRETRRGIGAAGVPEGTDIINCSGKIVAPGLIDMRAFVGEPGLSHRETFASASQAAATGGITTIICQPDTSPVIDNSATVDFVMRRARDTAIVNIQPMAALTKGLHGQEMTEFGLLKAAGAVAFTDGDRSVTNAQVMRRALTYGRDFDALIVHHTEDPNLVGEGVMNEGEFATRLGLMGIPNAAEAVMLERDLRLVALTGGRYHAASLTCTDSLDILQRARDAGLAVSASVSINHLALNENDIGPYRSFLKLSPPLRTEDDRRALVAALASGLLDVIMSDHNPQDVEVKRLPFAEAAPGAVGLETMLPAGLRLVHNGEMELKTLIRAMSTRPAELLGLPGGTLRAGSPADVIVIDPDTPWVVDPADLKSPCKNTPFDEARFTGRVVRTIVGGRTVYEHV; encoded by the coding sequence ATGCTGACCGATCGCCGCCCCATCCTGCTCGCTAACGCCCGCGTCGTCGATCCCTCCAGGGACTTCGACGGCGTCGGCGACGTGCTCATCGCCGACGGCGCCATCCGCGAGACCCGCCGCGGCATCGGCGCGGCCGGCGTGCCCGAAGGCACCGACATCATCAACTGCTCCGGCAAGATCGTGGCGCCGGGCCTGATCGACATGCGCGCCTTTGTCGGCGAGCCCGGCCTCAGCCACCGCGAGACCTTTGCCTCGGCGAGCCAGGCGGCTGCGACCGGCGGCATCACCACCATCATCTGCCAGCCCGACACCTCGCCCGTCATCGACAATTCGGCGACGGTCGACTTCGTGATGCGCCGCGCCCGCGACACCGCGATCGTCAACATCCAGCCGATGGCGGCGCTGACCAAGGGCCTGCACGGCCAGGAGATGACCGAGTTCGGCCTGTTGAAAGCGGCCGGCGCGGTCGCCTTCACCGACGGCGACAGGAGCGTGACCAACGCCCAGGTGATGCGCCGCGCGCTGACCTACGGCCGAGATTTCGACGCGCTGATCGTACATCACACCGAGGATCCCAACCTCGTCGGCGAAGGCGTGATGAACGAGGGCGAGTTCGCGACCCGGCTCGGCCTGATGGGCATCCCGAATGCCGCCGAAGCCGTGATGCTGGAGCGCGACCTCAGGCTCGTTGCGCTGACCGGCGGCCGCTATCACGCGGCCTCGCTGACCTGCACCGATTCCCTCGATATCCTCCAGCGCGCCCGCGACGCAGGCCTTGCCGTCAGTGCCTCGGTCTCGATCAATCATCTGGCGCTCAACGAAAACGACATCGGCCCTTACCGTTCGTTCCTGAAGCTGTCCCCGCCGCTGCGCACCGAGGACGACCGCCGCGCGCTGGTGGCCGCGCTCGCCTCCGGCCTGCTCGACGTCATCATGTCCGACCACAATCCGCAGGACGTCGAGGTCAAGCGCCTGCCCTTCGCCGAAGCCGCGCCCGGTGCCGTCGGGCTCGAGACCATGCTGCCGGCCGGCCTGCGGCTGGTGCATAATGGCGAGATGGAACTGAAGACGCTGATCCGTGCGATGTCGACCCGGCCGGCCGAGCTGCTGGGATTGCCGGGCGGAACCCTGCGCGCCGGCAGCCCGGCCGATGTCATCGTAATCGACCCCGACACACCCTGGGTAGTCGATCCCGCCGACCTCAAATCGCCCTGCAAGAACACCCCGTTCGACGAGGCCCGCTTTACAGGCCGCGTGGTGCGCACCATTGTCGGCGGCCGGACGGTCTATGAGCATGTCTGA
- a CDS encoding aspartate carbamoyltransferase catalytic subunit — MTSKSTFVLGHRHLLGIEGLSAADISGLLDLSEEYVELNRQVDKKRTVLRGRTQVNLFFEASTRTQSSFELAGKRLGADVMNMSVSSSSIRKGETLIDTAVTLNAMHPDILVVRHHASGAVELLARKVDGSVINAGDGAHEHPTQALLDALTIRRNKGRIEGLVVAICGDVLHSRVARSNIILLNTMGARVRVVGPSTLLPPGIERMGVEVARDMREGLEGADIVMMLRLQRERMNGSFVPSSSEYFHYFGLDQKKLAYAKPDALVMHPGPMNRGVEIDSIVADGAQSLIREQVEMGVAVRMAVLEALARNLPNA; from the coding sequence ATGACATCGAAATCGACCTTCGTCCTCGGCCACCGGCATTTGCTGGGCATCGAGGGCCTTTCCGCGGCCGACATCAGCGGCCTCCTCGACCTGTCCGAAGAATATGTCGAGCTCAACCGCCAGGTTGACAAGAAGCGCACCGTCCTGCGTGGACGGACGCAGGTAAACCTTTTCTTCGAGGCCTCCACCCGGACCCAGTCCTCGTTCGAGCTCGCGGGAAAACGGCTCGGCGCCGACGTCATGAACATGTCGGTGTCCTCGTCCTCGATCCGCAAGGGCGAGACCCTGATCGACACCGCCGTGACGCTGAACGCGATGCATCCGGACATCCTGGTGGTGCGCCATCACGCATCCGGCGCGGTGGAACTGCTGGCGCGCAAGGTCGACGGTTCCGTGATCAATGCCGGCGACGGCGCGCATGAGCATCCGACGCAGGCGCTGCTGGATGCGCTCACCATCCGCCGCAACAAGGGCCGGATCGAGGGTCTCGTGGTCGCGATCTGCGGCGACGTGCTGCATTCGCGCGTCGCCCGCTCCAACATCATCCTCCTCAACACCATGGGCGCCCGCGTCCGCGTCGTCGGGCCCTCCACGCTTCTGCCGCCCGGCATCGAGCGGATGGGCGTCGAGGTCGCGCGCGACATGCGCGAGGGCCTGGAGGGCGCCGACATCGTCATGATGCTGCGCCTGCAGCGCGAGCGCATGAACGGCTCCTTCGTGCCCTCCTCATCGGAATACTTCCATTATTTCGGGCTCGACCAGAAGAAGCTCGCCTACGCCAAGCCGGACGCTCTCGTGATGCATCCCGGCCCGATGAACCGCGGCGTAGAGATCGACTCGATCGTGGCCGACGGCGCACAGTCCCTGATCCGCGAACAGGTGGAGATGGGTGTTGCCGTGCGCATGGCCGTGCTGGAAGCGCTCGCCCGTAACCTGCCGAACGCGTGA